In the Mastacembelus armatus chromosome 16, fMasArm1.2, whole genome shotgun sequence genome, CCAACAGGAATGAGTCCTGGACGTGCTCAGGAAAGCCCACATGCTTTTCACTGCAACATGCCCGATGAAAGGACAGGAAGTGGAGGTTGGACCACgtcggtgtgtgtgttgtgtcaccTTGGCGATCATCTGCAGGATCTGGTTTTCGGGATGAGGGGGTCTCAGCACTCCAAGTCCCTCAAGACGACGAAGACTCCTCAGgatcttcctcttcttctcctccagaCTCAGGTTGCCATTGGCAACCAGTGACTggttcctcttcatcttctcaGGTGTTCGAGCGTCTTGTTTAGCCCGCCGCTGAATCAGCCAATCATGACGCGCTTCCTGTTtgagcagaagaagagacaaGAGGAGCTGAGCTCATTTGTCAAACTGCCTCTGAGAAACAGGACTGCCCCAGAGACTGATGGCACCAATGAAAGTGGTGTCCTCAGTGTAATgagtgtgaatccagaacctggtttagcttatcGGTCTGTGCCGTAGCTCAATTTTTTATAGCTTTTATTATATACAAGTATAATGTGTGCGTGTACCTGGTCAGGTGAGGTGGATGTTCTCAGGATGTTACTCAGAGAGTCCCCTGGCTGAGTCCTGATGACGTCCATGATCAGCTGCTTTGTGCTGAAAGTGAAAAAGGGCAGAGCTCTAAAAGGTAAAACCTGTGAACGATAAACAGACGGAGCTCAGGTACCTGAGCAGGTGAGGCTAACATGCTAAGTCACCTGAGCAGCAGGCCCCGTGCATCTGGTTTGTCGTCACTGAAGATGTCGAACTTGTTGGTGAGAGTCAGTGAAACCTCCATCTTACTGTTCTGAGGCACACCAGGCTCTGACCCTGGATCAGCTACTGCTGAAGATTCTCCTGGACAGAAAACACCAACGGGCAGTATCAGAACTAACGCAGTATCAGATATTACAGTAGGAGTACTATCAGTGTCAGTAATAACACAGCAGCAGTACTATCAGTGTCAGTAATAACAAAGTAGCAGTAATATTAACTGTAGTACCAATAAGTTCCTGCAGGGTGGGGACAGGTCCAAGATCCTTCAGCAGCAGTCTGAGAGGGTCTGATGGGTTTGGGCACAAAACCTCCTGATGTTCCAGCAACAActgaacagagacagaaacacggTGAGAACACACCTGGAGACGCGATACATGGATCTGATTCAGACCCTGGTCCAGGTTTCTGACCTGGTGCATGTTGAGCAGCTCGCTGAGGGAGATGTAGATCACAGGCCTGTTGACGATGAGCAGCTCCGAGTACTGGTCCATACTGAACCTGTCCTCTGGTTCAGGAACGTCACACACGCCCAGCAGGAACTTCctgttaaacataaaaaactgtCAAAGAGTCACATGCTCACAAGCAGAAGCCTGACCAAACCCAGTCCAGTCTGGTTCAGGCGCTAAGTTTtaagattgaaaaaaaaaaaaaatattccctTGGTATATATCCAGaccacagaggtcagaggtcaaagaaAACTCAGACCTGAACTTGCTGTGGGTCTGGCTGATGTACTGGTTCAGGGCCCTGATGTGGTAACCGTCTCCATGGAAGTGCTTATTGGCAGCGGCGTGCTGTAGCGTGCGGGCGATGGAGCCCAGGATGTGACGCTGCTCTGGCAGCAGAGTGGAGCCAGCGGATCGGTCGACCACATCGAAACCATCAGGAGCTACGATGGCCGGGTTCATGTAGCGATAGTAGACCAGGTTACCTACAATCTGTAACGAAATCACATGGGGAGTAAGACGGCATCAGAGATCCAGGTTCAGGACCTGGGCTAAAGACATGCTCACTGGACTGACTCAAACCTATGAGGTGTTCAGTGTCACTCAGACCAGATCCTAGTGCTGATGTTTGCATCCAATCACATCTTTGATAagattttattgtaaaaaactAGTCCGACTTCTGAAGTAGTCTGAGCTGGTACTTACTGGGACTAAACCAGTACATGTTCCCCTACATCCTGGTGTTTACCTTGTACAGTTCGTCCTCGCTGGCTCTAGGAAACTTTGCCTTCAGGGAGTCTCTGAGGACCTTGGCTGTGTAGCGTAAACCATAtctacaaaacacaacagacaatAAACAACATGAATGTAATCATTCTGCCAGAAAAGACACCGTGGACAGGTGGACACCTACGGCAGTTTGTGGAGGTTGGAGGTGATGGCTTTGAAGACCCGGTCTGTCAGGTTCTTCAGGTTGATGATGGCGATGTCGATGCGTCTCTGAACCTCAGGGTGAGACAGAGCGTCCTCAGGAGAAACCTCGTAGGGCAGggagctgcagagagacagggtgagacagacagggtgagacagacagggtgagacagacagggtgagacagacagggtgagacagacagggtgagacagacagggtgagacagacagggtgagacagacagggtgagacagacagggacCTGAAGGTAACATTAATTAGTTTTGGTGCTGGTCTATATTCAGACCTCTTGTGTCCCGTCTGGGTCTCGGTCTGGTTGATCCAGGTCTTGTAGACTTCCACTGGGTCGGTCCTGATGCTGAGGGTTCGGTCCAGCAGCACATCCTGCAGAGCCGGACCCAGAGACTCCCGCAGAGCATTCTGACCGCGAGCGTGGCGGTAAAAGTTGACCAACATCTTGATGACAGTGGGGTTACCTGTGACCACATCACGAGGCTGCTCCACCTTCAGTCTGACAttgtcacacagagacagacacagagtcaGAGTCTGGGTCTGAGTTTATGGTGGTTTCTTATCACAGATGGACCATGCCATATATCTCATCTAATATATCTCAAAAGATCtgaatgacataaaacatcagccttcagaataaaagctcCTAAAACAGCAGAATCTGTACAGTTTTATTTAGCCTTTCATCTAAAAGGAtcaggagaggagagatgaaGAAGCCGATCAAATAGaaaagtacaaatgtgtgtgtgaatgtaaatattATCAGATCCTGTATATGAGCcttgttttactgtgtgttatTAAACAAAGGCTGCACAAAAGGCTTGGAGATTGTTCACATGATCAACAGCTTCATAGGAGAATGAAGAGCAAGGCAGCCTTAGTATGTGTCTCCATGGACACCCTGTGTTAATTACCTGATCTCATATCTGAGCGCCTcagtaaacagctgcagcagcaggaaggccTCCCTGCGGTCGGAGCCGTaattaaacaaactgaacacCAACATCTCCATGAAGGCGGTGGAGCGACTCTGAGGCATCAGGAAGATCAGCTGGGCCAGATACAGAGGCTGGGtctaacacacacgcacacacgcacacaaaatacacaaaaggaaggaaaaacGATATGTTTGAAAGTAATAATGTTTTTCAACACTTGCAGCAGGTAGAACacgtgttgctgtgtgtgtgtgtgtgtgtcacctgcaGCAGGTAGAACAGGTGTTGGTAGGCCTCCAgtctttccctcctctctcgGCTCAGGGCCTTCAGTCCTTTACTTTTCTCCAGGTCCATCATGTCTGACAGCTGTTCCTTGTTCTTCTTTGTCAGTTTCTTAGAGTGAGACACCACTTCCTGTTCAGGTAGACAGGTTCATTAAGGGTAAGGGGTTGTGCTTTCAGACTGGATAGTGAACTGGATTTCTGTCATCAGGTTAGAAGATCTGAGTTTTTGAAACTGGACTAGGGGATCAGGTTTTTGTACTTGGGGATAGAAAACACCTTTTCTCATGTCTTGAGTAGCCTAATATTAGTAGTAGGACCAACGTAGGCACTACAACCTTTGTTCCTATATTTTAGTATGGAGTGAATCCTCCTTGCACCTTGACAAGCTCTGTTAGTACCAGCAGTGTGTAGTGATTCATCCTCTGAACATAAACAATCTTTGAGCCTACTTGTGTGTGGGAACACACCTGTACACATACTGCTCATACCTGCACTGTGGCTCTGTTTCGGACCAGCAGGCCAATCTTCAGGTCCATCAGGTCCAGGTCGGCCTCCAGCTGTCGGTTGAAGCGGATGGTCCTGACCACGTCCTCCCTCAGACGTAGAAGCTCCGCCTCCTCTTTGATGTCACTGTCACCCAGGTCAAGCAGGTGAATGAACTTTCTCACCACAGACAGAGGGGGCATGTCTGAGTGCACTGAGACAGGTGAGGGAGAAGAAGGGGCGGGGCTtattaattataaaaacatcacatttatgtgtttttttttttaaaacatcattaATTGACAAGCTAACGTCCAATCAGAGGCCGCTTCTTCTTAGCACTCATTAACAAACTTACCCAGCATCCTGTAATCTTCCCGGGCTCTGTTGGCTCTGAAGAAAGCCTGGATTTTTATGACTGCGCCCACCTGTGGTCAGGTACATACTTATCACACACTCATCATGGAGATATGGAAATCCTATTTTCGATTTTGGCTGGTGGAATCTCACACATAGCAACCAGTTGTTCTGACAGGTAAAGGACCAGttcaacatttaaataaatttacGTCTTTCAGAGACAGATGTTCAGATTGATCCCACTGTCTTTATGTAAAATATCAAAGTACAAGCAGCAGCTGGTtaacttagcttagcttagcataaagacaagAAACAGAGTCTGtgtcatttctgtttctgaaatataacattttttttagctCTTTAGTAAATTTTCTCCAGGATGCTCTGACCTGAGgacaaacacatcagtgaaacTCACGTTACGTCGAAGGAAACTCAGTCGAGCTCGATATTTTCTCCTCGCCAGCCACATCTTCACAAATGACTGGATCTGTAAATAGAAACTCACATTAATTATGATTTAACAGgcaaacaaaagcaacaacaagAAGTCTCCATTTATTAATCTGTCACCTTGACCACAGCTCTCCAGTTCATGTAGAGAAACTGCAGCCGTCGCCTGTAcgccctctgctggacaaacCTCCTCCAATGacactgaacacaaacaaaaacacctgtTAGATACTGATTCTACTGTGTCCTATGTCTCTTCCAacctgtttaaaaataaataaataaatcactaaaCAAACCAGAGTCAATTAATGGAAACAGACAGTTAAACAGCCTTgttcctttctgttttcttgtagTTTGATTCTCGGTTCAGTTCCGATTGTCCTGTACATGACTGTTCTTGTTAAAACCATTTAATAGGTTTATTATTTCAGTGGGACAAGTGATGTTAAAAAGATCACCAAATTGAACTGGACGCAGACATTTCCTCCCACTAAATGTCCAAAGAAAAGCCTTGTGGTGTCACTGTGAACCTGCAGCTGAATATTAGAGATGATGAGTTTAAAGTCAAACTAACTAGTTATAGTGTAGTTGGTGTTAACTTTACACTCACACCGAGGATCAAGTTCAGCTGCCACAACAGACTAACTTCATGTTGCTGCACAACTCCCCATCAAATCCAGGATCCAGTGTCTGACAGATGTTCACACTGCAGACGCCCTGATTTAAACCTGGCTTTGACACCACACAAACCCCGTCCACAGGCAGCAGCGGCCTCACCTGGATGATGATGACGGCAGGCGTCTGACTGGCCAGGTAACGCCGTCGAGTCTCCAGCTGCTGTCTGATAAGGAACCCTCGACACCGAGCCTGCAGGCGAACGATTAGGGTTTGACTGCTCTTCCAGAGGACGCTGCGACTGTATGAACCCGAAACACTGCTGATGACTTCCTGTGGGACAGATAATGACACCACACACAATCTTAGTACTGCTGACCAATCACAGACTGGGACACACCTGCCCCTCCGAGAGTCAATCTGTCTTTGAGGACTTTcattttctaatgtgtttgGGTGTGACCTGTAGTAGAGGGTCTCACAGTGACCTGTGAGCCTCAGGTGTGACTCTACCTGAAGTAGTGGCCCTAACAGTTCCCTGTGAGCCTCAGGTGTGACTCTACCTGAAGTAGTGGCCCTAACAGTTCCCTGTGAGCCTCAGGTGTGACTCTACCTGAATCTCGTGCCTATCGAGGAACACGCTGTTGTGTATGAATCCGTTTGGTCTCTCCCAGCTTCCCTCCAGTCTGTTCAGGTGAAAGTAATAAAATGAACCGTCCTCCAGTCGGACTTGAACCCACGGACTCCTGTTGTCTCCTGTCCACAAACACAAGAGTCACATGTTGGTTTATACCAGTTGTGTTGAATGAATTTCCCTCCGTGATAGAAAGTATATAAATAGTACAGTCTGTGTGAGGAGGTAGAGTCTTGTCAGTCACCTCCGTGTATCCTGTGTGTGATCAGAGCGCCAAGTTCTCTCTGATAATCTGCAGCACAGTTAGAAAGGAGTCCCTGCAGGTCCACCTCAGGTAAAGACAGAACACGAAGAGTCTGATTCACCCTGTTCTCCTTCACAGCCTGGTTCACTGCTGCCACCGACAGACACACTGTATGGgttatacacacagacagagtctTAATAAACACACTGCGACAAGGAAAAGTGACTGGACTCTATGTAAATGATCTGCATGTATGGATTAATGTGTCTTAAAATATGGTCAAATCTTGCTCTgagtaacaacaacaaacaaacatgatcGATTTAAActaaactacaaaacaaatcattGCTCTTGTCCATACTGAACACATCAATCTAACATTCAAAGTGTAGGTTGGAAACAGTATGTAAACCCCTCAGCTAACAAGGTAACTGGAGTCAGCAGTTAGCAAACCTGGAGTCCAATCATTAAAACCAGATTGTAGCTGTTTTGATTTACAAAATCCACATTATCCAAGTTTGTCATTGGCAGATGGTGAATCTCAGATTCTGCTTCACTGTAAACGCTGAGCTGTAGTTTCATAGTTTCAACTTAAGTTCAATGAGTCATGGACTGATTTAAAATCTTTGACTCACACTTCAGAGCCTTCTGACTCTGCTGATTGGCTCTTTTCACTCCCTCCTGGACATCAGCCAACCACAGCTCAGCACCTGGGTCTCGGCTCACCTGATTGGACAGAGGAAGGGCATATGACTTCAGATGTAAACCTCAAAAATACCTGGCTTCATTCTACAGACCGAACTAAtgaaagcacaaatgtcagagtTACCTATGTGGATTTACCTGAGCTTTGTGTTACCTGTGTGGACCTACCCGTGCTTTGTGTTGCCTGGCTCTGGTCAGCAGGGTCAGGTATCTGCAGATGTTGGCAGGTAAAACATC is a window encoding:
- the iqgap3 gene encoding ras GTPase-activating-like protein IQGAP3 — translated: MADSSGQNRYERLTAEQMDEQRIQNVAYQYLCRLEEAKRWMEACLGEELPAPTELEEALRNGVVLAKLGHRFAPTAVPLKKIYDPEQHRYQAVGLQFRHTDNINHWRNAMTAVGLPAIFYPETTDVYDKKNMPRAVYCIHALSLYLYRLGLAPQIHDLYGKVNFTEEEINNMKLELDKYGIQMPAFNKIGGILANELSVDEAAVHAAVIAINEAVDRGEVEVTAAALRNPNAMLRDLQEALVGIYQEMLRQAKRRKAERAAGRGGGSEEKDIYEEYLTQKEIQDNIIMANVRSVVEQVDEALDLADELALLSALQLPCLSLRGLRTDNGPWYLDQLIADRQQKALDEGCVDPLEPDELQEAVTVANREAQRARNMDVAVKSVNASLRGNDPRHTVSCLMTSDLQLPEVFPFAAALYHRELQQLQRQTAQGELQQEELFVAVEMLSAVALINQAIDAGKPQQFSSALISPAAGLSDVDHTLLARYFEHLVSMKQQVGRDLLTWNQLQEGITSVNNSAQDEHQQLLAVGLVNEAVIRGDSKQLLSALLLPSCGVEDVLPANICRYLTLLTRARQHKARVSRDPGAELWLADVQEGVKRANQQSQKALKLCLSVAAVNQAVKENRVNQTLRVLSLPEVDLQGLLSNCAADYQRELGALITHRIHGGDNRSPWVQVRLEDGSFYYFHLNRLEGSWERPNGFIHNSVFLDRHEIQEVISSVSGSYSRSVLWKSSQTLIVRLQARCRGFLIRQQLETRRRYLASQTPAVIIIQCHWRRFVQQRAYRRRLQFLYMNWRAVVKIQSFVKMWLARRKYRARLSFLRRNVGAVIKIQAFFRANRAREDYRMLVHSDMPPLSVVRKFIHLLDLGDSDIKEEAELLRLREDVVRTIRFNRQLEADLDLMDLKIGLLVRNRATVQEVVSHSKKLTKKNKEQLSDMMDLEKSKGLKALSRERRERLEAYQHLFYLLQTQPLYLAQLIFLMPQSRSTAFMEMLVFSLFNYGSDRREAFLLLQLFTEALRYEIRLKVEQPRDVVTGNPTVIKMLVNFYRHARGQNALRESLGPALQDVLLDRTLSIRTDPVEVYKTWINQTETQTGHKSSLPYEVSPEDALSHPEVQRRIDIAIINLKNLTDRVFKAITSNLHKLPYGLRYTAKVLRDSLKAKFPRASEDELYKIVGNLVYYRYMNPAIVAPDGFDVVDRSAGSTLLPEQRHILGSIARTLQHAAANKHFHGDGYHIRALNQYISQTHSKFRKFLLGVCDVPEPEDRFSMDQYSELLIVNRPVIYISLSELLNMHQLLLEHQEVLCPNPSDPLRLLLKDLGPVPTLQELIGESSAVADPGSEPGVPQNSKMEVSLTLTNKFDIFSDDKPDARGLLLSTKQLIMDVIRTQPGDSLSNILRTSTSPDQEARHDWLIQRRAKQDARTPEKMKRNQSLVANGNLSLEEKKRKILRSLRRLEGLGVLRPPHPENQILQMIAKDIRQQRLHRQRRGSEVMKLRQTLNTLQVKSSFHSEQVDYYRHYIASCLDSLTANSKSTNKKSADNKGKKKLPALHYSAARLQEKGVLLEIEDLPSTQFKNVVFDISAGSETGSFSIKARFLGVEMEEFQLKYQDLLQLQYEGVAVMKMFDKAKVNVNLLIFLLNKKFFKK